A single region of the Chryseobacterium sp. 6424 genome encodes:
- a CDS encoding NAD(P)/FAD-dependent oxidoreductase → MKEVDYLIIGGGYAGTFLAHHLLMKQIPFILITDQHESASRVSAGMVNPAVLKKFTTFWLAQEQIELLHEVCTEIESYTGKNHLIKETVHRIFHDENEQRLWLKKSEREDLAPFLNPVFRTFSTIRNPHQTGEVLQSCRIDVSSFFEEVHGYFKSKGYLQHAHFNYTEIDLKQKTYRDIKFKKIIFCEGMKVRQNPYFSWLPVHPNKGHHLTVKLSSPLAFKATLKKKHFLFPLNKEQYYYGGTYDRDQTDDGFDQNAIAQLQAGLSEFYPHPFETASVHYGFRPTVKDRRPVIGAHPEHDFMYVFNGLGARGVLNGCYFARELRDHLQFAKPLPQEVRLDRFEE, encoded by the coding sequence TTATTGGCGGCGGTTATGCGGGCACATTTTTAGCGCATCATTTATTGATGAAGCAAATCCCGTTTATATTAATAACAGATCAGCATGAAAGTGCTTCCCGCGTATCTGCGGGAATGGTGAATCCGGCCGTATTAAAGAAATTCACCACATTTTGGCTGGCACAGGAACAGATAGAACTGCTGCATGAGGTTTGTACTGAAATTGAATCTTACACCGGTAAAAATCACCTGATAAAAGAAACTGTCCACCGCATTTTCCATGATGAGAACGAACAGAGATTATGGCTGAAAAAATCAGAAAGAGAAGATCTCGCTCCGTTCCTGAATCCTGTTTTCAGAACTTTCTCTACCATTCGTAATCCACATCAGACCGGGGAAGTCCTGCAATCCTGCCGGATCGATGTTTCTTCATTTTTTGAAGAGGTACATGGTTATTTTAAATCAAAAGGCTACTTGCAGCACGCGCATTTTAATTATACGGAGATTGATCTAAAACAAAAGACATATCGTGACATCAAATTTAAAAAGATAATATTCTGCGAAGGAATGAAGGTGCGGCAGAATCCATATTTCTCGTGGCTGCCGGTTCACCCAAACAAAGGCCATCACCTTACCGTAAAACTTTCTTCGCCATTAGCCTTCAAGGCAACCTTAAAGAAAAAACACTTTCTTTTTCCTCTAAATAAAGAGCAATATTATTACGGCGGAACGTACGACAGAGACCAAACCGATGACGGATTTGATCAAAATGCCATCGCACAGTTACAGGCAGGATTGTCTGAGTTTTATCCGCATCCCTTTGAAACAGCAAGTGTTCATTACGGTTTTCGTCCTACGGTGAAGGATCGCCGGCCCGTCATAGGCGCACATCCTGAACATGATTTTATGTATGTATTCAACGGTTTAGGCGCGCGCGGGGTGCTCAATGGCTGTTATTTTGCGCGGGAACTTCGAGATCATCTGCAATTCGCGAAACCGCTGCCGCAGGAAGTGCGATTAGACAGATTTGAGGAATAA
- a CDS encoding asparaginase: MKRKVLLIYTGGTIGMEKDYDTGSLRAFDFSNIFEKMPEMNLIECEISVQPFKKPLDSSDMGPKEWKKIAKYIAKNYDSYDGFLILHGTDTMSYTASALSFMLKNLRKPVILTGSQLPIGDLRTDAKENLLTSLYYASLYENDEAVIQEVTIYFEYKLLRGNRTLKYSAEYFDAYQSPNYPILGQSGVHLNIEKDFLWRTRSDADFYMDDHISQEVLFWRIFPGMHLEHFAEIPKMKVLILQVFGSGTIFNTPKTQQTLQMLRDRGTEIVVVSQCVSGGISFGKYTNSNIFSKIGAISGYDMTAESAITKAMHVLENPNYTGSFADNFARNLCGEVTVS, encoded by the coding sequence ATGAAAAGAAAAGTACTCCTCATCTATACCGGCGGAACCATTGGTATGGAAAAAGATTACGATACCGGGAGCCTGCGCGCCTTTGATTTTAGCAATATTTTTGAGAAAATGCCTGAAATGAACCTCATAGAGTGTGAAATTTCGGTGCAGCCGTTCAAAAAACCCTTGGATTCTTCTGATATGGGACCTAAAGAATGGAAGAAAATCGCTAAATACATTGCTAAAAATTATGATTCATATGATGGCTTCTTGATTTTGCATGGTACCGACACGATGTCTTACACCGCATCTGCCCTTAGTTTTATGCTAAAAAATCTGCGGAAACCGGTGATCCTTACAGGCTCGCAGTTACCAATTGGTGACCTGCGTACGGATGCGAAGGAAAATCTGCTGACCAGCCTGTACTACGCGAGTCTTTATGAGAATGATGAGGCGGTAATTCAGGAAGTCACGATCTATTTTGAATATAAGCTATTGCGCGGGAACCGCACGCTGAAGTATTCCGCGGAATATTTCGATGCGTATCAAAGTCCTAATTACCCGATACTTGGGCAGTCTGGTGTGCATCTGAACATCGAAAAAGATTTTCTGTGGCGCACAAGATCTGACGCCGACTTTTATATGGACGACCATATTTCGCAAGAAGTGCTTTTCTGGCGGATCTTCCCTGGAATGCACTTAGAGCATTTCGCTGAGATCCCTAAGATGAAAGTCCTGATATTGCAGGTTTTCGGGTCTGGGACTATTTTCAACACGCCAAAAACTCAGCAAACATTGCAGATGCTGCGCGACAGGGGTACCGAAATCGTAGTGGTCTCGCAATGCGTTTCAGGTGGCATCAGTTTCGGGAAATATACCAACTCTAATATCTTCTCGAAAATAGGAGCCATCAGCGGTTATGATATGACTGCTGAAAGCGCCATTACCAAAGCTATGCATGTACTGGAAAACCCGAACTACACCGGATCTTTTGCTGATAATTTTGCAAGGAACCTCTGCGGTGAAGTAACTGTTTCTTAA
- a CDS encoding TrmH family RNA methyltransferase, which produces MNHQQTFQYLKQFLTDERLAKIEHFATESSDFVVPVMEDIYQFRNAAAIVRSAEACGFHKIIAMESAHVFNPNLKVTKGAESWVEVQKKPHTLDSLKEMKGSGYKILAVSPEKNATMLPDYDITEPVALVFGTEKEGVTDEILHFADETLAIPMYGFTKSFNVSVAAAICFYELKQKLINSGVDYKLSEEKLWALKVRWAQNSIPSGDRIVAKYIADHQNNTYE; this is translated from the coding sequence ATGAATCACCAGCAGACCTTCCAATATCTCAAGCAGTTTTTGACTGATGAACGTTTGGCCAAGATAGAACATTTCGCCACCGAAAGTTCAGATTTTGTAGTACCGGTGATGGAAGACATCTATCAGTTCCGGAATGCCGCGGCTATTGTACGGTCGGCGGAAGCGTGTGGTTTCCATAAAATAATTGCGATGGAAAGTGCCCACGTCTTCAACCCGAATCTTAAAGTCACAAAAGGAGCCGAATCTTGGGTAGAAGTTCAGAAAAAACCACATACACTGGATTCACTGAAGGAAATGAAAGGTTCAGGCTATAAGATATTGGCTGTTTCGCCCGAGAAAAATGCCACCATGTTGCCCGATTACGACATTACAGAACCTGTGGCATTGGTTTTTGGGACAGAAAAAGAAGGCGTAACCGATGAGATCCTGCATTTCGCTGATGAAACACTTGCCATCCCGATGTACGGGTTTACAAAAAGTTTTAACGTATCGGTAGCGGCGGCGATATGTTTTTATGAACTGAAGCAGAAGCTGATCAATTCAGGTGTCGATTATAAACTTTCCGAAGAAAAACTTTGGGCGCTGAAAGTTCGTTGGGCCCAGAACTCGATTCCGAGTGGTGATAGAATAGTAGCTAAATATATAGCAGACCATCAAAATAACACGTATGAATGA
- a CDS encoding SdpI family protein, translated as MNDFVYHPLLNLPLIVGAIFFLAGLVQLKFPPKEINFLYGYRTAQFMANQEKWDFAQKYAAKQMMIGGLFLLLLALFLIMIDLRSYVNFVSGLGLVFLGMLLFYFRVEKAIKRKFGNF; from the coding sequence ATGAATGATTTTGTTTACCATCCTCTTCTGAACCTTCCCCTGATCGTAGGTGCAATTTTCTTTTTAGCCGGGCTGGTCCAACTGAAATTTCCACCAAAGGAAATAAATTTTCTCTACGGTTACCGCACAGCGCAATTCATGGCGAACCAGGAAAAATGGGATTTTGCGCAGAAATATGCGGCGAAGCAAATGATGATTGGCGGACTGTTCTTATTACTGCTCGCGCTGTTTCTAATAATGATAGATCTCAGATCGTACGTGAATTTTGTCTCGGGTTTAGGACTTGTATTTTTGGGAATGTTGCTGTTTTACTTTCGTGTTGAAAAAGCCATTAAGCGCAAATTTGGCAATTTTTAA
- a CDS encoding RsmE family RNA methyltransferase produces the protein MKLFFGEIFPEVALHEDEQTHIVKVLRMKEGEEIHITDGKGNLAKGTLRFEGKKVSLDILETKENLPGFSQKLHIAIAPTKNIDRIAFFLEKAVEMAVSEISIILTEKTERKNINIEKLRKQAVSASKQSLRVHFPKINEITKFSDFIKTLDAETTFVAHCNENLQRTDLKSINFEKNITFLIGPEGDFSEKEINVLAEKGIKAVSLGKQRLRTETAGVFVAAWNYFKMI, from the coding sequence ATGAAATTGTTCTTTGGAGAAATCTTCCCGGAAGTCGCCCTGCATGAAGATGAGCAAACCCACATCGTAAAAGTGCTGCGCATGAAAGAGGGCGAAGAAATACATATTACCGACGGCAAGGGAAACCTGGCAAAAGGAACACTGCGTTTTGAAGGCAAAAAAGTTTCCCTGGACATCCTTGAAACAAAGGAGAACTTACCAGGATTTTCACAAAAACTTCATATCGCTATCGCGCCGACCAAAAACATCGACCGTATAGCGTTTTTTCTTGAAAAAGCTGTTGAAATGGCGGTATCAGAAATCAGCATCATCCTTACAGAAAAAACCGAACGTAAAAACATCAACATTGAAAAACTGCGGAAACAAGCGGTTTCGGCTTCAAAACAAAGTCTGCGCGTTCATTTCCCAAAAATTAATGAAATCACTAAATTTTCTGATTTCATTAAAACGTTAGATGCAGAAACTACTTTCGTAGCCCACTGCAACGAAAATCTGCAAAGGACTGACCTAAAATCAATCAACTTTGAGAAAAACATCACGTTTCTAATAGGACCGGAAGGGGATTTTTCTGAAAAGGAAATCAATGTTTTGGCGGAAAAAGGCATCAAAGCCGTTTCACTCGGGAAGCAGCGTTTGCGTACGGAAACCGCAGGAGTTTTTGTCGCTGCATGGAATTATTTTAAAATGATTTAA
- the tsaD gene encoding tRNA (adenosine(37)-N6)-threonylcarbamoyltransferase complex transferase subunit TsaD, which yields MSDSIILGIESSCDDTSAAIIRGNQILSNVAANQQIHNEYGGVVPELASRAHQQNIIPVVEKAMTKANIQQKDISAIGFTRGPGLLGSLLVGTSFAKSLSMSLDVPLIEVNHLQAHILAHFIEDANDKAPIFPFICLTVSGGHTMIVLVKDYFDMEIIGKTIDDAAGEAFDKIGKIFGLDYPAGPIVDRLAKTGNDTAFTFSKPRLENYDYSFSGIKTSVLYFIQKEIKKKPEFIQENLADLCASVQKSIIDILMNKVEKAAKDLQINEIAIAGGVSANSALREAMQLRAEKLGWNIYIPKFEYTTDNAAMIAMVAKLKYDRKEFADLSVSATARYDIEEGFTQKSQP from the coding sequence ATGAGCGACTCAATAATTTTAGGTATAGAATCGTCCTGTGACGACACTTCAGCCGCAATCATCCGCGGGAATCAAATCCTCTCGAATGTTGCAGCAAATCAGCAAATCCACAATGAATACGGCGGTGTGGTACCCGAACTTGCCTCGCGGGCCCATCAGCAAAACATTATCCCGGTTGTGGAAAAAGCCATGACGAAAGCAAATATACAACAAAAAGATATTTCGGCTATCGGTTTCACGCGTGGTCCCGGCCTATTAGGTTCGCTGCTCGTAGGCACCTCTTTTGCCAAGTCTCTTTCAATGAGTCTGGATGTGCCATTGATAGAGGTAAACCACCTACAAGCTCATATTTTAGCCCATTTTATTGAGGATGCCAATGATAAAGCACCCATTTTCCCTTTTATTTGCCTCACCGTTTCGGGCGGTCATACAATGATCGTATTAGTGAAAGACTATTTCGATATGGAGATTATCGGAAAAACGATTGATGACGCCGCGGGTGAAGCCTTTGATAAAATCGGGAAAATTTTTGGGCTCGACTATCCGGCCGGCCCAATTGTCGACCGTCTGGCCAAAACAGGCAACGATACGGCTTTTACCTTCAGCAAACCTCGCCTGGAAAATTATGATTACAGCTTTAGCGGCATCAAAACCTCTGTACTATATTTCATTCAGAAGGAAATAAAGAAAAAACCTGAATTTATACAGGAAAATCTTGCAGATCTTTGTGCTTCTGTCCAGAAATCCATTATTGATATCTTGATGAATAAAGTAGAAAAAGCCGCAAAAGATTTACAGATAAATGAAATAGCGATTGCCGGTGGTGTTTCCGCAAACTCAGCGCTTCGCGAAGCCATGCAGCTTCGGGCAGAAAAACTCGGCTGGAATATTTACATTCCTAAATTCGAATATACCACCGACAACGCCGCCATGATCGCAATGGTCGCAAAACTGAAGTATGACCGTAAAGAATTTGCCGACCTTTCGGTTTCTGCCACTGCAAGATATGATATCGAGGAAGGTTTTACGCAAAAATCCCAGCCATGA